One Pongo pygmaeus isolate AG05252 chromosome 10, NHGRI_mPonPyg2-v2.0_pri, whole genome shotgun sequence genomic window carries:
- the ZNF385A gene encoding zinc finger protein 385A isoform X5, which yields MEPRPPGSRRMDPVQKAVLSHTFGGPLLKTKRPVISCNVCQIRFNSQSQAEAHYKGNRHARRVKGIEAAKTRGREPGVREPGDPAPPGSTPTNGDGVAPRPVSMENGLGPAPGSPEKQPGSPSPPSIPETGQGVTKGEGGTPAPASLPGGSKEEEEKAKRLLYCALCKVAVNSLSQLEAHNKGTKHKTILEARSGLGPIKAYPRLGPPTPGEPEAPAQDRTFHCEICNVKVNSEVQLKQPPIHWPPQHISSRRHRDGVAGKPNPLLSRHKKSRGAGELAGTLTFSKELPKSLAGGLLPSPLAVAAVMAAAAGSPLSLRPAPAAPLLQGPPITHPLLHPAPGPIRTAHGPILFSPY from the exons ATGGACCCTGTGCAGAAGGCTGTGCTCTCCCACACTTTTGGGGGACCCTTGCTCAAGACCAAGCGGCCTGTCATTTCCTGTAATGTCTGTCAAATCCGCTTCAATTCTCAG AGCCAGGCTGAGGCACACTACAAGGGTAATCGCCACGCCCGACGAGTCAAAGGCATTGAGGCCGCCAAGACCAGAGGCAGGGAGCCTGGCGTCCGAGAACCTGGAGACCCAGCCCCCCCAGGCAGCACCCCAACAAATGGGGATGGTGTAGCACCCCGTCCAG TTTCCATGGAGAATGGACTGGGGCCAGCCCCAGGATCCCCGGAGAAACAGCCTGGCTCCCCATCCCCTCCCAGCATTCCGGAGACTGGTCAGGGTGTAACCAAGGGTGAAGGGGGGACTCCAGCCCCAGCTTCCTTGCCTGGGGGTagcaaggaagaggaggagaaagccaAGCGGCTGCTCTACTGTGCTCTGTGCAAGGTGGCTGTGAACTCCCTGTCCCAGCTTGAGGCACATAACAAAG GTACTAAGCACAAGACAATTCTGGAGGCCCGAAGTGGGCTGGGGCCCATCAAAGCTTACCCTCGGCTGGGGCCTCCCACCCCGGGGGAACCAGAGGCTCCTGCCCAGGACCGAACTTTCCACTGTGAGATCTGCAATGTCAAGGTCAACTCGGAGGTCCAACTGAAACAG CCCCCTATCCACTGGCCGCCGCAGCACATCTCCAGCCGGCGGCACCGAGACGGCGTGGCCGGGAAGCCCAACCCACTACTGAGCCGTCACAAGAAGTCTAGGGGCGCCGGGGAGCTGGCG GGCACGCTGACTTTCTCCAAGGAGCTGCCCAAGTCCCTGGCGGGCGGCCTGCTCCCCAGCCCCCTGGCGGTGGCTGCAGTGATGGCAGCGGCAGCAGGCTCGCCGCTGTCCCTGCGCCCGGCTCCAGCCGCACCTCTTCTCCAGGGACCGCCGATCACTCACCCTCTGCTTCACCCGGCCCCCGGACCCATCCGAACTGCGCACGGACCCATCCTCTTCTCCCCGTACTGA
- the ZNF385A gene encoding zinc finger protein 385A isoform X6, with translation MEPRPPGSRRMDPVQKAVLSHTFGGPLLKTKRPVISCNVCQIRFNSQSQAEAHYKGNRHARRVKGIEAAKTRGREPGVREPGDPAPPGSTPTNGDGVAPRPVSMENGLGPAPGSPEKQPGSPSPPSIPETGQGVTKGEGGTPAPASLPGGSKEEEEKAKRLLYCALCKVAVNSLSQLEAHNKGTKHKTILEARSGLGPIKAYPRLGPPTPGEPEAPAQDRTFHCEICNVKVNSEVQLKQHISSRRHRDGVAGKPNPLLSRHKKSRGAGELAGTLTFSKELPKSLAGGLLPSPLAVAAVMAAAAGSPLSLRPAPAAPLLQGPPITHPLLHPAPGPIRTAHGPILFSPY, from the exons ATGGACCCTGTGCAGAAGGCTGTGCTCTCCCACACTTTTGGGGGACCCTTGCTCAAGACCAAGCGGCCTGTCATTTCCTGTAATGTCTGTCAAATCCGCTTCAATTCTCAG AGCCAGGCTGAGGCACACTACAAGGGTAATCGCCACGCCCGACGAGTCAAAGGCATTGAGGCCGCCAAGACCAGAGGCAGGGAGCCTGGCGTCCGAGAACCTGGAGACCCAGCCCCCCCAGGCAGCACCCCAACAAATGGGGATGGTGTAGCACCCCGTCCAG TTTCCATGGAGAATGGACTGGGGCCAGCCCCAGGATCCCCGGAGAAACAGCCTGGCTCCCCATCCCCTCCCAGCATTCCGGAGACTGGTCAGGGTGTAACCAAGGGTGAAGGGGGGACTCCAGCCCCAGCTTCCTTGCCTGGGGGTagcaaggaagaggaggagaaagccaAGCGGCTGCTCTACTGTGCTCTGTGCAAGGTGGCTGTGAACTCCCTGTCCCAGCTTGAGGCACATAACAAAG GTACTAAGCACAAGACAATTCTGGAGGCCCGAAGTGGGCTGGGGCCCATCAAAGCTTACCCTCGGCTGGGGCCTCCCACCCCGGGGGAACCAGAGGCTCCTGCCCAGGACCGAACTTTCCACTGTGAGATCTGCAATGTCAAGGTCAACTCGGAGGTCCAACTGAAACAG CACATCTCCAGCCGGCGGCACCGAGACGGCGTGGCCGGGAAGCCCAACCCACTACTGAGCCGTCACAAGAAGTCTAGGGGCGCCGGGGAGCTGGCG GGCACGCTGACTTTCTCCAAGGAGCTGCCCAAGTCCCTGGCGGGCGGCCTGCTCCCCAGCCCCCTGGCGGTGGCTGCAGTGATGGCAGCGGCAGCAGGCTCGCCGCTGTCCCTGCGCCCGGCTCCAGCCGCACCTCTTCTCCAGGGACCGCCGATCACTCACCCTCTGCTTCACCCGGCCCCCGGACCCATCCGAACTGCGCACGGACCCATCCTCTTCTCCCCGTACTGA
- the ZNF385A gene encoding zinc finger protein 385A isoform X1 yields MQPPLDLKQILPFPLEPAPTLGLFSNYSTMDPVQKAVLSHTFGGPLLKTKRPVISCNVCQIRFNSQSQAEAHYKGNRHARRVKGIEAAKTRGREPGVREPGDPAPPGSTPTNGDGVAPRPVSMENGLGPAPGSPEKQPGSPSPPSIPETGQGVTKGEGGTPAPASLPGGSKEEEEKAKRLLYCALCKVAVNSLSQLEAHNKGTKHKTILEARSGLGPIKAYPRLGPPTPGEPEAPAQDRTFHCEICNVKVNSEVQLKQPPIHWPPQHISSRRHRDGVAGKPNPLLSRHKKSRGAGELAGTLTFSKELPKSLAGGLLPSPLAVAAVMAAAAGSPLSLRPAPAAPLLQGPPITHPLLHPAPGPIRTAHGPILFSPY; encoded by the exons ATGGACCCTGTGCAGAAGGCTGTGCTCTCCCACACTTTTGGGGGACCCTTGCTCAAGACCAAGCGGCCTGTCATTTCCTGTAATGTCTGTCAAATCCGCTTCAATTCTCAG AGCCAGGCTGAGGCACACTACAAGGGTAATCGCCACGCCCGACGAGTCAAAGGCATTGAGGCCGCCAAGACCAGAGGCAGGGAGCCTGGCGTCCGAGAACCTGGAGACCCAGCCCCCCCAGGCAGCACCCCAACAAATGGGGATGGTGTAGCACCCCGTCCAG TTTCCATGGAGAATGGACTGGGGCCAGCCCCAGGATCCCCGGAGAAACAGCCTGGCTCCCCATCCCCTCCCAGCATTCCGGAGACTGGTCAGGGTGTAACCAAGGGTGAAGGGGGGACTCCAGCCCCAGCTTCCTTGCCTGGGGGTagcaaggaagaggaggagaaagccaAGCGGCTGCTCTACTGTGCTCTGTGCAAGGTGGCTGTGAACTCCCTGTCCCAGCTTGAGGCACATAACAAAG GTACTAAGCACAAGACAATTCTGGAGGCCCGAAGTGGGCTGGGGCCCATCAAAGCTTACCCTCGGCTGGGGCCTCCCACCCCGGGGGAACCAGAGGCTCCTGCCCAGGACCGAACTTTCCACTGTGAGATCTGCAATGTCAAGGTCAACTCGGAGGTCCAACTGAAACAG CCCCCTATCCACTGGCCGCCGCAGCACATCTCCAGCCGGCGGCACCGAGACGGCGTGGCCGGGAAGCCCAACCCACTACTGAGCCGTCACAAGAAGTCTAGGGGCGCCGGGGAGCTGGCG GGCACGCTGACTTTCTCCAAGGAGCTGCCCAAGTCCCTGGCGGGCGGCCTGCTCCCCAGCCCCCTGGCGGTGGCTGCAGTGATGGCAGCGGCAGCAGGCTCGCCGCTGTCCCTGCGCCCGGCTCCAGCCGCACCTCTTCTCCAGGGACCGCCGATCACTCACCCTCTGCTTCACCCGGCCCCCGGACCCATCCGAACTGCGCACGGACCCATCCTCTTCTCCCCGTACTGA
- the ZNF385A gene encoding zinc finger protein 385A isoform X2, whose protein sequence is MQPPLDLKQILPFPLEPAPTLGLFSNYSTMDPVQKAVLSHTFGGPLLKTKRPVISCNVCQIRFNSQSQAEAHYKGNRHARRVKGIEAAKTRGREPGVREPGDPAPPGSTPTNGDGVAPRPVSMENGLGPAPGSPEKQPGSPSPPSIPETGQGVTKGEGGTPAPASLPGGSKEEEEKAKRLLYCALCKVAVNSLSQLEAHNKGTKHKTILEARSGLGPIKAYPRLGPPTPGEPEAPAQDRTFHCEICNVKVNSEVQLKQHISSRRHRDGVAGKPNPLLSRHKKSRGAGELAGTLTFSKELPKSLAGGLLPSPLAVAAVMAAAAGSPLSLRPAPAAPLLQGPPITHPLLHPAPGPIRTAHGPILFSPY, encoded by the exons ATGGACCCTGTGCAGAAGGCTGTGCTCTCCCACACTTTTGGGGGACCCTTGCTCAAGACCAAGCGGCCTGTCATTTCCTGTAATGTCTGTCAAATCCGCTTCAATTCTCAG AGCCAGGCTGAGGCACACTACAAGGGTAATCGCCACGCCCGACGAGTCAAAGGCATTGAGGCCGCCAAGACCAGAGGCAGGGAGCCTGGCGTCCGAGAACCTGGAGACCCAGCCCCCCCAGGCAGCACCCCAACAAATGGGGATGGTGTAGCACCCCGTCCAG TTTCCATGGAGAATGGACTGGGGCCAGCCCCAGGATCCCCGGAGAAACAGCCTGGCTCCCCATCCCCTCCCAGCATTCCGGAGACTGGTCAGGGTGTAACCAAGGGTGAAGGGGGGACTCCAGCCCCAGCTTCCTTGCCTGGGGGTagcaaggaagaggaggagaaagccaAGCGGCTGCTCTACTGTGCTCTGTGCAAGGTGGCTGTGAACTCCCTGTCCCAGCTTGAGGCACATAACAAAG GTACTAAGCACAAGACAATTCTGGAGGCCCGAAGTGGGCTGGGGCCCATCAAAGCTTACCCTCGGCTGGGGCCTCCCACCCCGGGGGAACCAGAGGCTCCTGCCCAGGACCGAACTTTCCACTGTGAGATCTGCAATGTCAAGGTCAACTCGGAGGTCCAACTGAAACAG CACATCTCCAGCCGGCGGCACCGAGACGGCGTGGCCGGGAAGCCCAACCCACTACTGAGCCGTCACAAGAAGTCTAGGGGCGCCGGGGAGCTGGCG GGCACGCTGACTTTCTCCAAGGAGCTGCCCAAGTCCCTGGCGGGCGGCCTGCTCCCCAGCCCCCTGGCGGTGGCTGCAGTGATGGCAGCGGCAGCAGGCTCGCCGCTGTCCCTGCGCCCGGCTCCAGCCGCACCTCTTCTCCAGGGACCGCCGATCACTCACCCTCTGCTTCACCCGGCCCCCGGACCCATCCGAACTGCGCACGGACCCATCCTCTTCTCCCCGTACTGA